In one Flammeovirga yaeyamensis genomic region, the following are encoded:
- a CDS encoding DUF4493 domain-containing protein: MKRNIFPITALTIVPLLYFLLFQDASTNDIGEVSIKLELDEILSKETSNEHNVGHFSVKILHKMSKQEIYFYKEYNDIPRLVKLQQGEYEILALGKLKENKFYEGKASLTVLGGNHSIVDIKCSKRRATELLVDQNFNHTLFPSVKIWSTTGSIWSNIF; encoded by the coding sequence ATGAAACGTAACATTTTCCCCATAACTGCTTTAACTATTGTCCCCTTACTTTACTTTTTATTATTTCAAGATGCATCTACTAATGATATAGGAGAAGTAAGCATAAAACTTGAATTAGACGAGATCCTTTCTAAGGAAACCTCTAATGAGCATAACGTTGGACATTTTTCTGTAAAAATACTTCACAAAATGTCTAAGCAGGAAATATACTTTTACAAAGAGTACAACGATATACCTCGCTTAGTGAAGTTACAACAAGGTGAATACGAAATCTTAGCCTTAGGCAAATTGAAAGAAAATAAATTTTACGAAGGAAAAGCATCATTAACTGTATTAGGAGGTAATCATAGTATAGTAGATATAAAATGTAGTAAAAGGAGAGCTACTGAGTTATTGGTAGATCAAAATTTCAACCATACATTATTTCCTTCAGTAAAAATTTGGTCAACTACCGGCTCAATATGGAGCAACATTTTTTAA
- a CDS encoding YtfJ family protein, producing MKTLLTIFFLCFYFGVFSQNTPAEEYLKAGDKIHPIEVRDLKNNPFTTPSIGEKVLLIFYPDPDNPKENDYFVEKTKEWKFPLDKFHAYGIVNLKDTPYPNGIIRFMIRMLRKRSKREANALILTDPKGVVQTEWNTGDCNNHISVLVVDNTGEVIFFKAGKITEEETEFVINELRKRLPEARKLTEEELKEMEL from the coding sequence ATGAAAACTCTTCTTACGATATTTTTTCTATGTTTTTATTTTGGGGTATTTAGTCAAAACACCCCAGCTGAAGAATATTTAAAAGCAGGTGATAAAATTCATCCTATAGAGGTAAGGGATTTAAAAAATAATCCATTTACTACACCAAGTATAGGAGAGAAAGTATTATTGATTTTCTATCCTGATCCTGATAATCCAAAAGAAAACGATTACTTCGTTGAGAAAACCAAAGAGTGGAAATTTCCTTTAGATAAATTTCATGCTTATGGTATAGTGAATTTAAAAGATACACCATATCCTAATGGTATTATCAGGTTTATGATTAGAATGCTGAGGAAAAGGTCCAAGAGGGAAGCAAATGCCTTAATTTTAACCGATCCTAAGGGAGTTGTTCAAACCGAATGGAATACAGGTGATTGTAATAACCATATTTCTGTGTTGGTAGTGGACAATACTGGAGAAGTGATCTTTTTTAAAGCAGGAAAAATCACAGAAGAAGAAACTGAATTTGTTATAAATGAACTAAGAAAGAGATTACCAGAAGCAAGAAAACTTACAGAAGAAGAACTGAAAGAAATGGAGCTTTAA